From a region of the Caldalkalibacillus thermarum genome:
- a CDS encoding plasmid pRiA4b ORF-3 family protein, translated as MIYELKIRLKGSRPPAWCRILVDREITFAQLHHIMQLVIDPDDIHLHQFEVRHIPESKWEQLESKFDRQDDDWLGSLPPGGDKVLIGSQEIKGIDLFGQTLVLDEKQEKLGEWLPEVGDTCVYTYDFGLGWQYVLEVKAVLAPQRKKVYPYCTKAKWLPEKDKTANLQWQKKLNRTFAQWEKDLNSPQFLLQKAQMSSDSSWPDRTAQTAEADEQDLIWRQLFEAANQYKALAPWQWMSDLDNFAIVDGQTGQTGYCCVLGEGAGVFGFLVLLGDQGLRSLIVIQHELDSELDLFLMQRGLILSFENRNKLTDPDYQLIKRLGFKYRGRHQWPVFRDYTPGFVPWYINEDDARLMTRVLHQAIHVCQRVKEYPVLLDTPKNTMFARLSVKEGESWVWQDGTVDVSVNLGTLEEAYRQTLVQKAQDRLDQIAWQRVRKRYQRRKHKLICHVDYMPTPVQERKGERPYLPTLSLFLDGKNGMIISYALAHHDDELEKLHAELYRLIERLGYIPDTILVGGDKAYAYLQPVCQLLRIKLEKRYLPVLQEVKSLIAEFNPHLFSN; from the coding sequence ATGATTTATGAGCTGAAAATAAGGTTAAAAGGATCCAGACCACCAGCGTGGTGTCGTATACTGGTAGACCGGGAGATCACCTTTGCCCAGTTACATCATATCATGCAACTAGTGATTGACCCTGATGACATCCATTTACACCAGTTTGAAGTGCGGCATATTCCTGAGTCCAAATGGGAGCAACTTGAAAGCAAGTTTGACAGACAGGATGATGATTGGCTTGGTTCACTTCCCCCTGGTGGGGATAAGGTGCTGATTGGCAGTCAGGAGATCAAGGGAATTGATTTGTTCGGACAGACTCTCGTGTTGGATGAAAAACAGGAAAAGCTGGGAGAATGGCTGCCAGAAGTGGGAGACACTTGTGTCTACACCTATGATTTTGGTCTGGGGTGGCAATATGTACTGGAAGTCAAAGCTGTTCTGGCTCCACAAAGGAAAAAGGTCTATCCATACTGCACGAAGGCCAAATGGCTTCCTGAAAAGGACAAGACGGCCAATCTGCAGTGGCAGAAAAAGTTGAACAGGACTTTTGCCCAATGGGAAAAAGATTTAAACAGTCCCCAATTTCTACTGCAAAAGGCCCAAATGTCTTCAGATTCCTCATGGCCGGACAGAACTGCCCAGACAGCGGAGGCAGATGAACAGGATCTTATCTGGCGCCAGCTGTTTGAAGCGGCTAATCAGTATAAGGCGCTGGCCCCATGGCAATGGATGTCTGATTTAGATAATTTCGCTATCGTGGACGGACAAACGGGACAGACGGGTTACTGTTGTGTGTTAGGTGAGGGCGCTGGTGTGTTTGGTTTCCTTGTATTATTGGGTGACCAAGGTTTGCGTTCGCTGATTGTCATCCAACACGAACTCGATTCAGAGTTGGATCTGTTTCTGATGCAAAGAGGTCTGATACTTTCTTTTGAAAACCGCAACAAGTTGACTGACCCTGATTACCAGTTGATCAAAAGGTTGGGGTTCAAATACAGGGGAAGGCATCAATGGCCGGTATTCAGAGATTACACACCTGGATTTGTCCCCTGGTACATCAATGAAGATGACGCCCGGCTTATGACCCGGGTCTTACACCAGGCCATCCACGTTTGCCAACGGGTTAAAGAATATCCAGTCTTGTTAGACACACCAAAGAACACCATGTTTGCCCGTTTATCTGTTAAAGAGGGAGAAAGCTGGGTCTGGCAGGATGGCACTGTGGATGTTAGTGTGAACTTAGGGACGTTAGAAGAAGCGTACCGCCAGACCTTGGTGCAAAAAGCACAGGACCGCTTGGATCAGATCGCTTGGCAGAGGGTGCGCAAACGTTATCAACGGCGAAAGCACAAACTGATTTGCCATGTTGATTATATGCCCACACCTGTGCAGGAGCGCAAAGGGGAGCGTCCCTATTTGCCCACTTTGTCGTTGTTTCTTGATGGGAAAAATGGAATGATTATCAGCTATGCCTTAGCTCACCACGATGATGAACTTGAGAAGTTGCACGCAGAATTATACCGTTTAATTGAGCGATTGGGTTATATTCCTGACACGATTCTGGTCGGTGGAGATAAGGCTTATGCCTACTTACAACCTGTTTGCCAACTGCTAAGGATTAAATTAGAAAAGCGGTATCTGCCTGTGCTGCAAGAGGTGAAATCGTTGATCGCAGAATTTAATCCTCATTTGTTTTCCAACTAA
- a CDS encoding tryptophanase, giving the protein MYQAEPFRIKMVEPIRLLPREVRIQKMEEAGYNPFALQSADVFIDLLTDSGTGAMSDRQWAALMRGDEAYAGSRSYQHLKEVSQQLFGHRYILPVHQGRGAEQVLFPLLINEAKPLVLGNMHFDTTRAHIQLAGGEGIDLVIEEAYQSANPHPFKGNIDLTQLSAYLEKEGDRVAMIIMTVTCNGAGGQPVSMANLKEAYQLARKYHVPLILDAARFAENAYFIRQREEGYTHKTIAEIVREMFRYCDGFTMSAKKDGLVNIGGLLGIKENEEWALECQARLVAYEGFPTYGGLAGRDMEALAVGLTEVIEPEYLEQRIGQVRRLGEDLIKRGIPIQQPVGGHALFVDAGQVYPHIPKDQFPAQVLAFQLYMAAGVRGVEIGSLLYGRHPQTGADGCSPVEFLRLAIPRRTYTDNHMRVVAEGLSAVMEEAGQHKGLQLEYEAPILRHFTARLKPVSL; this is encoded by the coding sequence ATGTATCAAGCAGAACCGTTTAGGATCAAAATGGTGGAACCAATTCGCCTTTTGCCCAGAGAAGTACGGATACAGAAGATGGAGGAGGCTGGGTACAATCCTTTCGCCTTACAGTCGGCTGATGTGTTTATTGATCTGTTGACCGACAGCGGGACTGGCGCGATGAGTGACCGGCAATGGGCAGCGTTGATGAGGGGAGATGAAGCTTATGCCGGCAGCCGCAGTTACCAGCACTTAAAGGAAGTGAGCCAACAGCTGTTTGGACACCGTTATATTTTGCCTGTCCACCAGGGCCGGGGAGCGGAACAAGTGTTGTTTCCCTTGTTAATCAACGAGGCTAAGCCGTTGGTGTTGGGCAATATGCACTTTGATACCACCCGTGCTCACATTCAATTGGCTGGCGGGGAAGGCATCGACTTGGTGATTGAGGAGGCCTACCAGAGCGCGAACCCTCATCCGTTTAAGGGTAACATTGATCTCACCCAGTTATCCGCCTATCTGGAAAAAGAAGGTGACCGTGTGGCCATGATCATTATGACCGTCACCTGCAATGGGGCGGGTGGGCAGCCTGTTTCCATGGCCAACCTGAAGGAGGCTTATCAGCTAGCCCGGAAGTATCATGTTCCGCTTATTTTGGATGCGGCCCGCTTTGCTGAAAACGCCTATTTTATCCGCCAGCGTGAAGAAGGGTATACTCACAAAACCATCGCGGAAATTGTGAGGGAAATGTTCCGCTATTGTGATGGGTTTACCATGAGTGCTAAAAAGGACGGATTGGTCAATATCGGCGGTTTACTGGGCATTAAGGAGAACGAGGAGTGGGCTTTAGAGTGCCAAGCCAGGCTGGTCGCCTATGAGGGGTTTCCCACCTATGGCGGTTTGGCCGGGCGGGATATGGAAGCCTTGGCCGTGGGCCTGACCGAGGTGATCGAACCGGAATATCTTGAACAGCGGATCGGACAGGTGAGGCGCTTAGGTGAGGATTTAATCAAGCGAGGGATTCCTATTCAGCAGCCGGTGGGGGGCCATGCGCTCTTTGTTGATGCGGGTCAGGTGTATCCCCACATTCCCAAGGACCAGTTTCCGGCCCAGGTCCTGGCTTTCCAGTTGTATATGGCAGCGGGTGTCCGGGGAGTGGAAATTGGCTCTTTACTTTACGGCCGCCACCCTCAAACCGGGGCAGATGGATGCTCACCGGTGGAGTTTTTACGTCTGGCCATCCCCAGGCGCACGTATACGGATAACCACATGCGCGTGGTGGCTGAGGGTCTGTCAGCAGTGATGGAAGAAGCCGGGCAGCACAAGGGGTTACAGTTGGAATATGAAGCCCCCATTCTGCGCCATTTTACAGCCCGGTTAAAGCCCGTTTCTTTATGA
- a CDS encoding DUF2797 domain-containing protein, protein MQASGMIKGLSHEYGDPIQYYLALGEGTLPLNQVLGEALRLQFTGEIECVYCGRKIKKTYNHGSCYVCFKKRPENDLCIVKPSLCHFEEGTCRDAAFGEQHCMIPHYVYLAVSSDVKVGLTRKNNELKRWADQGAIKAIPIAEVPNRKTAGELEEALADYLPDKTNWRKMLKGEINDVDLKQVRDEVLRLVPESFRHYILTEEEIVQLTYPVLEEVGQIKSYNLDKQPQIEDRLIGIKGQYLLFAGGVINIKKYCGYHVHVKVV, encoded by the coding sequence ATGCAGGCAAGCGGTATGATCAAGGGTTTGAGCCATGAATACGGGGATCCCATTCAATACTATTTGGCCTTGGGGGAGGGGACTCTTCCCCTGAACCAAGTGTTGGGGGAAGCGCTTCGCCTTCAGTTTACAGGTGAAATAGAGTGTGTCTATTGCGGGCGTAAAATTAAAAAAACGTATAACCATGGTTCGTGCTATGTCTGTTTTAAAAAGCGGCCTGAAAATGATTTGTGCATTGTCAAGCCCAGCCTGTGCCATTTTGAAGAAGGGACATGCCGCGATGCGGCGTTTGGAGAACAGCACTGCATGATCCCCCATTATGTCTATTTGGCTGTAAGCAGTGACGTGAAAGTGGGGTTAACCCGTAAGAACAATGAGCTGAAGCGTTGGGCTGATCAGGGAGCCATCAAAGCCATCCCCATTGCCGAAGTCCCTAACCGCAAAACAGCGGGAGAGCTGGAAGAGGCCCTGGCTGATTATTTGCCGGATAAAACAAACTGGCGCAAAATGCTCAAGGGTGAAATTAACGATGTGGATCTCAAGCAGGTCCGGGACGAAGTGTTAAGGCTTGTGCCGGAGTCTTTTAGGCATTATATCCTGACTGAAGAGGAAATTGTCCAATTGACCTATCCCGTTCTGGAAGAAGTGGGTCAAATCAAATCTTACAATTTGGACAAGCAGCCTCAGATTGAGGACCGGCTGATCGGCATTAAAGGCCAGTACCTGCTGTTTGCTGGGGGCGTGATTAATATCAAGAAGTACTGTGGGTATCATGTGCATGTGAAGGTTGTCTAA
- a CDS encoding sigma-54 interaction domain-containing protein, whose amino-acid sequence MDPRMDKQARYFLEVLKYTSNEAITMVNVEGEVLFWNMAAERTYQIKQEEIIGRKIKDFFRQEDLVVLKMLETEQPVRSIYHRPRPDKHVLINSAPVYDDEGRLIGAIAVEQDISQLVKLNEELSDASLQLDQLKSAVSQNHAESPFSRIKGKSRAIQEAIQLAMKVAKTDATVLITGESGVGKELFARAIHEASLRHHKPFVPINCGAIPLALFESELFGYEAGAFTGATKEGKKGKIELANGGTLFLDEVGELPMEMQVKLLRVLQEREVYRIGGTKPIPVNIRVLAASNRNLEQMVAEGSFREDLYYRLNVVSLSIPPLRERLEDIPELVQMFVNEFAAKYQKPTPSLDSQVIALFLQYHWPGNIRQLRNVVERLIILTDGNQINQEDVRRLFPVAETKAGRPSALVTKPMTHLATVNQHPLQAEKAALEKQRIEQALQETYGNKSAAAKKLGISRATLYKKLKAYGISWKTNED is encoded by the coding sequence ATGGATCCACGCATGGACAAGCAGGCCCGTTATTTTTTAGAAGTGTTAAAGTACACAAGCAATGAAGCGATTACCATGGTCAATGTGGAGGGGGAGGTATTATTTTGGAATATGGCGGCGGAACGAACCTATCAAATCAAACAGGAAGAGATTATTGGCAGAAAGATTAAAGATTTCTTCCGCCAAGAGGATCTGGTGGTGCTCAAAATGCTGGAAACAGAACAGCCGGTAAGAAGTATTTACCACCGTCCCCGCCCGGATAAACATGTTTTAATTAATTCCGCGCCTGTATATGATGACGAGGGACGCTTAATCGGGGCGATTGCTGTGGAACAGGACATCTCCCAACTGGTGAAGTTAAATGAGGAGTTGTCTGACGCTTCCCTGCAGCTTGATCAACTCAAAAGCGCGGTTTCTCAAAACCATGCGGAAAGCCCCTTTTCACGGATCAAAGGAAAAAGCCGTGCCATTCAGGAGGCCATCCAGCTGGCAATGAAGGTAGCCAAAACCGATGCCACGGTACTGATTACTGGGGAAAGCGGCGTGGGCAAAGAACTTTTTGCCCGGGCCATCCATGAAGCCAGCCTGCGCCATCATAAGCCCTTTGTGCCCATCAATTGCGGCGCCATCCCTCTTGCCTTGTTTGAAAGTGAATTGTTCGGCTACGAAGCAGGGGCATTTACCGGGGCAACAAAAGAAGGAAAAAAAGGGAAGATAGAGTTGGCCAATGGCGGGACACTCTTTTTGGACGAAGTTGGGGAACTGCCCATGGAGATGCAAGTGAAGCTGTTGCGCGTTTTGCAAGAGCGGGAAGTGTACCGTATTGGGGGAACGAAACCCATTCCCGTTAACATCCGGGTACTGGCTGCCTCTAACCGCAACCTGGAGCAAATGGTAGCTGAAGGCTCTTTCAGGGAAGACTTGTATTACCGCCTCAATGTGGTGTCGCTGTCTATCCCTCCCCTTCGCGAGCGGCTGGAAGATATCCCGGAGCTGGTGCAAATGTTCGTCAATGAATTTGCGGCCAAGTACCAGAAGCCAACCCCTTCTTTGGACAGCCAGGTGATAGCCCTGTTTCTCCAGTACCACTGGCCAGGCAACATCCGCCAGCTGCGCAATGTGGTGGAGCGCTTGATTATTTTGACAGACGGTAACCAAATCAACCAAGAGGATGTCCGCCGCCTGTTTCCTGTCGCCGAAACCAAAGCCGGCCGTCCATCCGCCTTGGTAACCAAACCAATGACACATCTTGCCACCGTCAACCAACATCCGTTGCAAGCAGAGAAAGCAGCATTGGAAAAACAGCGCATTGAACAAGCCTTGCAAGAAACATACGGCAACAAAAGTGCTGCAGCCAAAAAACTGGGCATTTCCCGGGCAACCTTATATAAGAAGTTGAAGGCGTATGGGATTAGTTGGAAAACAAATGAGGATTAA
- a CDS encoding MFS transporter: protein MGESLQATEQSSKQYTQPAPDQTTSPNQPTYRFVVLVVMVGIAGFSQGMLLPVLAVMLEGIGVPPALNGLNAAALYIGILLASPFIEAPVRKYGYKPVIVTGLTLVLVSIILFPFWQVFWFWFMLRVIVGMGDNMIHFATQVWITSTSPPEKRGRQIAIYGLAFGLGFGIGPLMMHLLTINELLPFVVATVTNVLAWLMLITLRNERPESHVETASGLGTWQRYRIVFKRCWFALLPCFGYGFLEAALHGNFPVYALRSGIDISWSAILLTSFVAGSLITQLPLGILSDRIGRRRLLLIVTGTGALTFISSVLVEHNMWLLLGTFAITGALIGSLFSLGIAYLADLLPKSLLPTANVLAGICFAIGSIVGPLVGGLFIQWFAKGSLYYAIGGMLLFIFISGLGFKEQRRFT from the coding sequence ATGGGAGAAAGTCTACAGGCCACCGAACAAAGCAGTAAACAATACACGCAACCTGCACCGGATCAGACGACTAGCCCCAACCAGCCTACTTACCGTTTTGTGGTGCTGGTGGTGATGGTGGGTATTGCCGGCTTTTCCCAGGGCATGTTGTTGCCTGTCCTGGCCGTGATGTTGGAGGGCATCGGTGTCCCTCCGGCGCTTAACGGATTGAATGCCGCCGCCCTGTACATTGGTATTCTGCTGGCCTCGCCTTTCATTGAAGCACCGGTGCGCAAATATGGCTACAAACCGGTGATTGTGACCGGATTAACGCTGGTGTTGGTTTCTATTATTCTATTTCCTTTTTGGCAAGTGTTTTGGTTCTGGTTCATGCTGCGGGTCATTGTCGGCATGGGAGACAATATGATTCACTTTGCCACTCAAGTGTGGATCACCTCCACCAGCCCGCCTGAGAAAAGGGGACGCCAGATTGCCATTTATGGCTTGGCCTTTGGATTGGGATTTGGCATCGGCCCCTTGATGATGCACCTGTTAACCATTAATGAACTGTTGCCTTTTGTTGTGGCGACGGTCACCAATGTTTTAGCCTGGCTGATGCTCATCACGCTGCGCAATGAGCGGCCGGAGTCCCATGTAGAAACCGCATCCGGTCTTGGGACTTGGCAGCGTTATCGCATTGTGTTTAAGCGTTGTTGGTTTGCGTTGTTGCCTTGTTTTGGGTATGGGTTTTTGGAGGCTGCGCTGCATGGCAACTTTCCGGTTTATGCTTTGCGGTCGGGGATAGATATTAGCTGGAGCGCGATCCTCCTGACTTCGTTTGTAGCTGGCAGTCTAATCACACAATTGCCGCTAGGAATTTTAAGCGACCGTATTGGGCGCCGTCGCTTGCTGTTGATCGTCACCGGAACGGGGGCGTTAACATTTATCAGTTCGGTGCTTGTAGAACATAATATGTGGTTGCTGCTGGGCACTTTTGCCATTACGGGTGCCCTGATTGGCTCCTTGTTCTCACTGGGCATTGCCTATCTGGCTGATCTGTTGCCCAAAAGTCTTTTACCCACGGCCAATGTGCTGGCTGGCATTTGTTTTGCTATAGGCAGCATTGTCGGTCCGCTCGTTGGGGGATTATTCATTCAGTGGTTTGCCAAGGGCAGTCTGTACTATGCGATTGGGGGCATGCTGTTGTTTATCTTCATCAGCGGTCTGGGATTCAAGGAGCAAAGGAGGTTCACCTGA